GAATGACGTCTCTGCAACGGGTTTGTACAGTATATGGATAAGCTGCTGAAGCGGAGttcagctatttttttttttttacagcctaGAAAGCTGTCATGCTTTTGGAAAACAGAAAGATTCTGCCACTGGCAAAAGAATGAGTAATATCAGTCGGTATACAGATTTGTATTGTACATCAAAATGCTGATCTGTTTTTGTGCTACATGCTTTTGCAGGAGAATGATATTCCCTCTGTGCTTGTCACACAGCAATTTTTATGAACAATTGAGTTTGAACAAAACACACTTCCACTAAATTCACACTTACGCTAGGCATTAAATGCAAAATTaattattgtaaatgtaaatgattcTAAAATGTGTTCATTTATGTGGAAACCTTGCTCCAGTTAACATTTTAGGTgtagggggagagggggaaagaaaacCTTATTTACACTAACACGACTGACCCTAAGTCAgctacatatacatatatttacacTGTTTATGTAATGTCTGAAATCTTCTACAGCCCTTTTATTACATGACCGATACTCGCTGGTCCACACGTTCCCCTTAACTCCACAAAGCCAAAACCTCAATTTACAGGCGATGCTTTTAGGCTGCTCTGccaatgttattttatttttacggGGCAGCGATATTTTTTCAGTGacacagttggtttttttttcaaaagtgcaTCACACTGCCTTCATGGATTTGGCCCATTTGTCCATTGCCGACCCATCGGAGTCAACATCACCTGACAGCATTCAGAAAAGTGCTCACATTACTACCTTTAGAAAGGGGGAATACAACGCTGACCTTTGTACAGCCTGTGCAATTTGTGCCCTACTCAGTCACACTCTGTGGATCAGATGAGTCATAGCCAAACAGCCCAGGGTGATTGGAGATGCGGTAGTCATAGCGATGGTGATGTTCGCCGAGCCTCCGTTACAGGAGCGGCAGCCATTGGTCACTGACAGAGGACTCCAAAGGTTATCATCAGAACTCATCCTCGGAGCTGTCGGCCAATAGCATGGCCTGGTCCTGCCGATTGGTGCCGGGCTCCCGAGGTTGCTGGGGATGAAACGGAAATGAAATATTAAGCTGCGTTGTTTGCATCAACCCATTGGCCTGCAGCTAAAGGCCAGTAACTGCACaaagtgaaactgagaaaaatggcttcattatcttcatcttcattatcTCCTGTCCTGACAGAAGTATTCTTTGTACAGAACTGGGTCATATATATTGTTTAGTATCACCTGTAGGTCttcattttgttaaaatgaaatcTAAACTTGAGTCATGACATTTGACctttcaaaaacagaaaaaatagttACTGCTGTGAGTGAACAAGTGAGTGCAGGACCTATTTGATGTGTTGTGATTTCAAGGATTAGTCCTGGGGGGATCATGCGAGGATGAATGGCCGTTTCTGACTCAGTCATGCTGCGGCCTTGGCTTGAGTTAGACATACTTTTCCCAAAGTCGTCGGACATTTCAGTCCCTAGCGAATAAACCTTGACCTTTCTTTTCATCGCTGCATTACACAAGCATTGTGCATGCACACTGAACAAACAACAAGTGATAAGTACAAGTATGGGTATTGACCTCTGGCTGCCTGACCTTCCTCCTCTGGTGTTTGAAGCTGTTCCTCCTCTTGCGGTGGATCATCCTGATGCTGTAGAGGGCCCCTACGATCAGCAGGGCCCCCGTGATGCCGATGCCCACCGGGGCCAACATCCCGGACACGTAGCCCGCCTGCCGAGGGGCGACGCGCAGAGGTTAAaatgatagatgatagatgaagATGATAGAtgaagacaggaggacagaaggagagcAGAGCCAGGGGGAAATCAAAATAATCATCAATAATAGTGATAGTAGCCATTATGTAAACACGTAACAAATGATGACACGACACATGCAGCCTTCAACAAATGTTCACCACGGTTTgagagaatatgaagaaaatttAGGGCTTTTCAAGGACAGCAGGGGGCAGTCTTACCTTTTCCCTGATCAGTTCTACCCAGCTACGCactggaagaaaagaaaagagccaTAGAATCAATAGATCCACAAACAACAAGACTGTATTTCTATGTTTCCTTTTAGTTGGTTTAaaattttctgtgtgtgtgtgtccatggtcTCTTACTCAGCCCCTGGTTGCGCTGAACCCAGacagggggtggagggatgagGCTGTAGGGCGGCCGCGTCGAGGCTGTTTTAGGTGATTCTGTCAGGTCCTCTTCGCTCTCGTCTTCCTCCGATTCCTCAGTgttctcatcctcctcatcctcatctggCTCTTCTGCGGGGAACAAAGGAAAGTCAGGGAGCGACCTCCTGCGTATGTTACCCCTCGGCTACAAATTCCCCCTGCTGAATTCATCTCCGTCCGTGTGTCGGCCATGGAGGAAGAGTTCTAAATTCTATTCTTTAACTACATTTTTCTAGTTATGTGTGATTGTCTAGTTCAAATCTTATACGACTACTAATGAACTGACCCCACAAGGAAACATTGTATGAAACGTTAACTTGAAAGAACCACATTTATTGTCTTTCATCTTTGCAGTCAAGTGTAAAACTATAGGCTTACCCTCAGACTCCATCTCCTCTAACCCTGATCTGGATTTGGACACAGGCCGGTGGGTTGCCTTGGTTACCGCTGTCACAAAGTGCTGGATGGATGAGAAGGAGGGGCCGGTAGTCGGCAAGGTCTCTTCAAGGTTTGATATCCTGTCAGCACCTAGacaccacacaccacatccCAAGAGGAAGAAGCAAAGAGCAGTGCAAGTTTTTGCACCGTAAGCACAATACCAACTTGTGACACTCTTTATTTAACTTCTCATAATGTGTGGGAGGTCGAGTCCCAATGTCCAGATGCTTTATCGGATTTTGGGTGAACTTAGAAATGCATTTGTTGTAATCCAGTGCATCTCCAAGTTCACCTGAAGTTCATAGTCCCCAGTTTTAAGTCCATAGTCCCCAGTTTTAAGTCCATAGTCCACAGAATATCGTCTGGACATTGAGATTCCAAGTGTTCCTCACCTTTCTCAGACGGATCCTCCAGCAGTCCCGGCTCGGTTTCGGCCAGAGGCGGGGAAGCAGACGGACTCGAAGGGCTGATTGGCTCTAGCAGCTCGGCGCCAGATGTCTGCCAAGGTGACGTCCAGTCTGGTAAGCGCAGGGGTGGGGTGTGCGAGGGACCgtcactgtctgtctccacGGTGACCAGCTGGTCAAGGTCCGCCTCTGACAGAAGCATTCCtctggttgccatggcagcaaGAGGCTGGGAGCTGCCGGGTGCCAGGATGACCACCGCTGCTGCCCCCTCCGGCGTGACATCATCAAAAGGCTCGAAGATGAGAGGGAGGGCCTCCGATGACATGGTGCCCTCTGTGGCTTCGTCCTGGGACAGAGGGACCACCGTGTCCGCTGCAATCGTATCAACACAAGCGCAGAGGCAGAATGAGGGTCACTACACATAGCATGGGAATTGAATTCCCAAAGGGCGGATTTGTTTGGACCTTCTGGTCACAGCAAAATACTGCAgtctgaaaatgttattttgttattatgcTTGGTTGAATTCAGTGAGGAAACCAAGGGAAAAACAATGATGTAGAGTTGTGGGTTCTATAGCTGCTCAAGTATATTGTGAATTCTCAGCACCATTCAGCGCTTTAGACACAACTCTGCTGACaggtaaaatgaaaaatgtataagCTCTCTGTTGCATAGCAGAGACAAGGCTTCAGCATATAGTGCTAAAGTATTTATGAAAGAGTGCGGCTTTCTGAAACAGGTACCTCTTTGGACATGCAAGTTGCTCGTTAGAAATACTTTCGCTCTCAGAGCCAAGTTCACAATACAGCTAAGACACAATGAAAAGAGGCTTGTTTGAAAATTGGCTCTTTCTAGATAAGAGGCTACCACAGAGGGGCTGTCACAGGAGAAACTGTTCACGCTTTTACTGCGTATCTCTCAGGCATTTCCTTTAGTCCAAAGCATTTTTAAAGCTAGGCTGAAAAATGCTTATAAAGACTGCAATCCTTTTACATAATACCCTTTTGGGAATTGAGTTTTTTGCCAGCTTCCTTTCTGTTGGGGGGAAGCTTCATCAAACAGACAATCCCCCTACGGACGCCAGGAACACATATTGGCTCAGACAGACTCCTTTAATCCATTTCCCTCTACTGCCTCACTGAATAATAACCTGCCTCATTCTTTACAATAGTATGGATGGGGAGTGTGGGGGGTGAGGTAAAgggtgagagtgaaagagaggggttggggaggggggtgtagagtagatagagagaggggttgAATCCTCCAAAGACTTGTATAACACACCCTGCCACCAGCCTTTCCTGGCagttgtgttcattttttttttcaggcccGAGTCAGGAATAGAAAGTAATTAGACTGCCACGGGTCCCCGCTGGGGTTCAAAGTGGAGCGTGGAGAAGCGGGCGCCTCTTTGCCAATCATCAAAGGCAATCTCTGCCACTAGACGTGTCGTTTTCATTTCCCCCCCTTCACTTTTTAATGAAACCTCCTGAAACCCAGCAAACTCCAGCAAGCCGGAAAATATGGTTCACTGTGGAAGGAATTCTTATTGGGTGACAATGACTGCAGAGCATTACCTTACAACATTATGGACCGGAGAGGGCTTTTGTGTGCTGCTTATGAATATGGTTTGCTCTGTTGTTAAGTTTGCAGATATAGGGAATTAATGAGcaaggagagagtggagaaagTTTTACTTCTGTGAGAGAATTATGTTTATCTGTCTAATATTATCTCTGTCCTTTTCCCACCAACACTGATTATGCCTTTGTGCTTTTTTTAGACTTACCTCCACTCTGTCTCACCGCCTCAGTCCACAGGCTTTCTGGCCCGTCCTCTCTAGGCGTCAGGTTTGGTCCGATATCAGGCAGAAGGGGGTCTGGGAGAGTAGAAACGGTCACTCCCTCCTGGCCCCACGCTGCCATAGGTGTGGAGGTtcgaggggagaggagggatgagggagagatgggactGAGGAGAGCGGTGCTGTGGGATGTCAGTCTCTGGAGCCAGGCTGCAGGATTAGGAGGTTCAGTGGACGGCGGCCtgcttgtctctgtctctttacccGGGAGAGAATCCCCGAGGCCGGGCAGACTTGCTCTGTCGTCCCCCTCGCTCCATGGGCCGTCCCTTTGCTTCTCCTGGGCCAGTCCTTTGCTGTCCCAGGCTGTGACCCTCAGGCTGGATGTCTCTAGCTGTGGTGGCGCTGTGGAGGAGGCAGAAAATCCATACAGGGTTGATCTTGGGGTATCCATCTGCTGTTTCTCACCTGTAGGAGTTAACGCGGCCTCGTTGACGACAGGTGCGTCCTCCTTTGCGTCCTCGACGGAGGCCGGCTCGCTCTCTGAGTCCACGGACCGCACTGGAGCCGCATGTGACTGTCTTTGAGCCTCTCCCATCTCAGATGAGCTCCCAACGGCAGCCGCTGTCTCTGCCTCACTCCTCTGGTTAAACGCCTCTTCACCAGCCTCGCTCGGCCCAGATCTTCCATCATGGCTGTCCCCATTTCCTGCCTGCGTCACTGGGACTATCCCCTCTGGTCCCGTTTCTCGTCCATCTGGGCCAGCCCCTCCCTCCGCACCTACATTCACTATTAGGCCAGTCACATGTTCTGACGTGCCAAAGGCAGACTTGTCTGCGTCTGAGGACTCAGCGTTTGCACCTGTGGAGTGTGTTGATCCACCAGGTGTTACTGAGCTGGCACACTGTCCATCACAGCTGCTGTCCTGTGTGGGGGCGGCGCGCGGGACGTGGAGACGGATCGGGGTGCCATAAACACAGAGACAGGTTCCAGCCAGGAGGAGGCGGTGAAGCGTCCCAGACATCAGcatctctgcctcctctcaATGCCTGGTGAAAGGTGAAAGTGGGTGCAAATGATAAATGCTAATAGGCTGAGCTGAGGTCTGAACAGTGGCTGTGTCAAGCAGCAGACatgaggacagagacagaaagcagaggTGGCAGAGCCTGGAAGGGGCAAGATGAGGTGGCAGGCCACATTACAAAGGTTTGTAGCATTTGCAGATGAAAGGGCCAGAGTTAAAAGCCAAGTATTATTCACTTGAGAACTTCATAGCTTATTTATTTTGGAAGCCTGGCCTATGATAATCACAGAGAAGAGGATTAAGTTTGCATTTCTGTCAGCCTTTGCTTTGATCCTGTAGTTGCGGCGTTTTGAATAGCTCAACTAATTTGGATAATATTCCTTTTCATCTCTGACTCTCATGTTCTTTTTGTataaacagaaagaaatacagatgaatagagacatacacacacggagagagaaacagagagagagagagagagagagagagagagagagagagagagagaacagaaagagagagagagacagagagagagagagagagagagagagagagaggggaatctGACACAGCAATCCTTTGCACCCCTCCGCACTTTACAAAACTATAAATAGCACCAGGTTCCCTATCCTCTTGGATCCTATTCAGTTGGATCCATGGATGCTAAATTGGTAAATTATGTAAGCTTCTCTCAAAATCTTCAAAGAGGATACACGTACACCCCTAAATGCTACATTGAATTAAAACGTCAACACTGTGTATGGTAGCCTACATTGTGCATGATGGGATTACAATAGACATCAATCATCGCTgcagaaaataaagagaaacGACACGTTGAAATTCCGCTGTGTTAACAGGGTGACACCCTTCTATGTTGCCTGAGTCAGACAAGCGTCTCAGAGAAATCATCATCAAACCCTGATGATGATGCACAGTCCAGCGATGTCTCAGTAAAGCCCTGAATGCCCACTTTTCTGCCTGCGCACCTTTCCTGTGATCAATATAACTGATGCACTCAACAAGAGTAGCCAGTCCACTACTTGACCTGACAATATAATCAGCCAGACATATGGATTGTAAGACCAGTCAACACTGCGGTGTTGAATCCCATTGCAGGAATCCATCTGAAATGGTTGCACTGAAACGCAACATTGTAGCTATTCATAGCCTTACCTAGAGACTATCCTGCAGCCCGAGCTGAAAACGCATCCATCATCTCATCTTATTCTGTTATGGAGATCGAACATGTATTCACATTTGGTAACAATTAAAGTCGCATTATAAGATGTCTAGAAATAAAATCGCCTTTACCTTGCAGAATTCATGTCGGATTGCCTTGCCAGGAAGCTTCTCTTGCAgtgtgcaaaaaaacaaatcaattcaTACGAATACAAATTTACCATGTATAGCCTCCAATAGATGTAGTGTGGAAAGCAGGCTGAAGGAGAGGCTTGTTGTTGTGCAGCTCAACGTCACTGAATGAAAGTCTCAGTCTTCTCTACGTATGTCCGCCTGGGCTTCTGAAGTGCCGCCACCAGGGctgcaaatcaaacatttattaAGACTGACAGCTTCAACCTCTGATTTATGATAAGGGTGTTATTCCCTTCAGGtgtgtttattcattttctgtgaTCATTAGCggtttattttgtttcagtctCTGTTTTACTGTGTCTCTTAACAGATTTTTCCCCCCAAAGAGGCATATCAGGTCAACCTTTAACATGTGCTTGCGCGGTGCTGAATGGACAGCTCCTTAACCTGAAGTTGTAACTCTTCTCATCAAGAGGGCTGTGACAGTGTCGCCCTTAACGCCAGTGATAGGCCTACACTATAATGTTTTTTCCCCATCGCTTAAGAGAGGATAGACACAAAAATACAGCAAACTACAATTACGAAATTAAGAAAATTAGGTATTCAAATGATCAATTAGGACTTTGGTGTAAGGTCTGTTGTTGTTGGCTATTTTATAATCGTTGTTCACTTTACCAATTAGATTTGAAAGTTCTGCGTTTGATGTCATCTGAAATGCTGAAAGGTACGTTATTTTGATCATGATTtttcctatttatttttttcctgttcgAGCCTGAAACTATTTTTGATCAGGCAAACTTTGGTGACGTCACGGCCCGTCGGAAGACCCAGCCCAACCCAGCAGGAAGAcaacaattcttttttttccgaTGTATGTAATTTTTTCGGGGTTAATTCGCGATATTACTTTCGCCTAAAGTatagaacaaaacaataaaatgccCTTATTTGACTCGTTGGGAAGCGGGGGAGAGAAGACTGCAGTCGTCATTGATTTAGGAGCAGCGTACACAAAGTGAGTAGCAGACGTTAGCTTTCCGTGCTAACAGCCATTTGGTTAACGTAAAGCTACTGTGAGTAAATTGTTATGATAGTTATGTTGTTTATGTTCTCTTTGTAAACCTGCTGTGTCTGGTTACCTGAGGTCTAGTGCAGTGCTTGAGCCTGAACACTCACATATGACACATTCTTGTATAACGTTACAATAATAGTTGTCGTATTGTTAGCTAGGTAGCTAATTACCTAGCTAGGCTGTTAGCCACTAGCCACTTGAGTAATGTCAGTGTTCCAGCTATCTGACGTTTAGCCATGGTAAAAGCTTATGCTAATGTAGAGATACCGTTAGCTACGTAAAGAAAGAATAACTTTACTCAACGTCAGTAGCAACATAGCTATCAGTATGGCTATAACGCCAAGTGGTGGACGTCATCTTGTCAGCGGAATTGCAGTACAAGGTAAGTTATAGAAAGAGCAATAGACCTGCCAGAGGCAAGTCATATGATAATCAAGTGGTCCAGTTTCTTATCTTTCTGTGTCCATTGATAAATAACGACTTCTTTGTCTACAGTGTTTGATACAGATCTGTTCTGTCTCTACATTTGCAACCGTACTGTAAGGGTTTTCCCTGCTCATTAAAGTATTAGGCGGCCATCCTAGCTAAATGTTTCGTTTTTCTCCAAATGGATGAAAATTTGACTCCCAAATTGGAGTATTTATACGTTTTGTTTGTGAATGGTTTTTGAATAAGTAGTGTATTTTCCTTTCATTGGTGCTTAAGAATGGTTGCCATTTGCATTCTTTTTGCAAATAAAGATTATTGAGTGAATCTTCACCTTCCATCCCCGCACAACACTCCTCTGACAACACAGCTGACGGCTGCTTTTTGTTGCAGATGTGGCTTTGCAGGGGAAACGGGGCCCAGGTTCATCATTCCGAGCGAGATCCGGAAGCCGGGACAGCAACAGGTGAGACGGCATTAAGGTTTAATCTTTTATAACCATGTACTCATTGGAAGGACCTGTGGAAAATGTGTAATGTATGCTGACGCTGTTTGTCTCACTCATAGGCCATCAGGGTGGTTCAGTACAACATCAACACAGAAGAGTTATATGTCAACCTCAAAGAGTTTATCCATACACTATACTTCAGGTGAGACGGCGCTACCCCAATTAGTTATTCTTTCTTAGCATAACAAAGTTATGTTGTTATGAGGTATGTAttcagaaacacaacaaacagcaaaaaagtagaaaaagtaATTTATTAATAATGGATGGGCAGTGCATGTCCAGAAACCTTGAAATTCTGCAAAGAGTAAATAGATAATTGTAACGTGTTTTATTGCCATTAAGTATTTTCAATAATCCCAGAGATCTGAAATTGCAAAATGATTAAATGCCTCTGTTGATAATGATTTTTGCAATGTCAAAATGGTTGTGCTGGAGCACATGACATAATCTACCGCTGGCAACTGAAACTGAGTGGTTCAGAGTCAAACTCATCAAATTTTTGCCACGATCAGGCACCTGCTGGTGAACCCTCGCGACAGAAGAGTGGTCATCATCGAGTCCatcctctgcccctcccacttcagagagacgctcaccaGGGTCTTCTTCAAACAGTTTGAGGTACTACAGACAAACAGAAGCTGGAGATGTTTGGAAACAGAGCATTAATGTGGAGCGTGTCTCACTGATGTTACAAATACAGTTACTGTTTTTACATGCAGGACAGTAATCTGTTAGTAAGAGCAATTAACTCGTAATGAACtcttatttcaaataaaataattgcaCCTCAACTGGACTGTTTTGAAATTTCAGCCATTCAAATAATCCGTTCATTAGGAGGATATAAGGCTGATATGAGGTTTGTAAGCACCTGATTGCTTTAAGTTCCATTGCACTTTTGCGTGCAAGTGACAAAATTGTATTCAATATTTGCATTGGATTATAAACATTTTTGCACATGAAAGAGGATTATTTCTGCCATGTTTAATTCATGCACTATAAATTAAACAAATGATGTGTAGTCTGGGCTTTCCATAAACAGTTGATTTACAGCTTCTCActtcattttgagtattttttgtgtattgtattttattttttaagtcaTGTCTATGTATTTTGCTGAGAAACTTATTGTTTCAAACAGCCACATGTCTTAATAGAATTAACGATTGCGAGGgacagcaacagaaaatgcaCGTTCATATACAATTGGGCCATGTGCTTATAACGTAAAATAACAGCCAGAATGTGATTTTCTTACACATTTATAAACGGTtattccaattcaacttttcaaGCACTTCAGTCTGGCTGAATagagggagtcctgttttaACCTTTGTCTAAAATTTTGTCACATATGTAGCATCAAACACTTTTTACTTTACAGATAACCTTAGTAGTAAGTGTAAGATATAATGATTGATGGGTTTTTGAGGTTTCATTCTTTGGTTGACGGTGTTTCCCAGGTTCCCTCTGTGCTGTTCGCCCCGAGTCACCTGATGTCCATCATGACCCTCGGTATCAACTCAGCCCTGGTTATGGACTGCGGCTACACAGAGACGCTGGTGCTACCTGTATCCTTTTTCCACCATCTTGAAGTCTTTGGCCTTGGGTCTTCCTACTTCATCCTTCTTAAACCATTCTCTGTAGATTCGCCACAGAAAAATGGACGCTGaggcacacaaacagacatgttACTCTTGATAAATTTCTGATGTGTTCTTTTATTGCTCTGTGAATTTATAAATGCAAGAGACAGAAGGTGTGTACTGCATCATTATTGACTTTCTCTTCCGGATGATCTAGCCTACCACCTTAACTGTGAAATCAGGTCTATGAGTGCACCCCTATTCTGCCAGCGTGGGAGGCTTTGCCTTTGGCTGGGAAAGCCATCCATAAGTAAGTAGCTCTAACAAATTTAAGAGATGCTTAAGTAGTATATTGCTGCCAGTGAAGCTCAAGTTTCCATTTTGATTTTATGCGCACTTTGCCACGGGGAAGAACACTTCCATTTCATTCTGTTCTTTGTATTCACGCATTGACTGAACATCTTGTTACTGTATAATGTGGCTTTCATTTAGAGGTACTTGTCTACTGTGCCATGACTGCATGtgtctgtatttttttgtttgttttgtagagAATTGGACGGGCTTCTTGTGGAGCAGTGCACAGTGGACACAGACTCCACCACTGGACAGAGTGTACCTACTGCCATTGGTAATCGCTGTAAAATGGCATAAAatatgtctgtgtatttttaaatGGATAACATCAATGATGATGCATAATGGATAAATGTATAATGCCATAACTCTTATAGGGTCTGCTCATTTGTCTCACAATGCAGAAAGCAGGAAAATATAATAGCTTTTATCCCTTATGCAGTATTTACTATTCATAAGCAGTTGTTTCTGTGTGACGTTTGAGTGaatccctctctcactttctaaATTATACATATGCATACAGTCTATTTTAGATTTTCTCTCCCCGCTTACTTTTTCTTGATGGAGGATAGTGTCGTACTGTGACTGAATCATAGTGTTGAGCAGTCGGGTCTACAGTTGCAGCAGAGCAAGACAAGCCTGATGTGTACATCAATAATTAAGACAGACACCAAACCGACTCTACTGTACTGTCAATCTGCatccctgcagtaggcacaatAGGGCTGAATTCTCTGTGTAATCAACCTTCGACACTACCTGATTTAGGAAGAATCGGGTGAATCTATGTTCTCCTTAGTGCCCCAAATCCAATGTCCATCCAAGAATTATAAATTATCCACTCTAGACAGCaatgacaaaacaacaaagttTCTTTGGCAACAGTGTAGAAGTTTACTGAAGGGAATCATGGAGTGGTTTCGGGGACCTGGATTTGCCTGCTGGTCCTTTGATGCATCAGTCCAGTGTCAGCCCATCAGGTGTTTACTTCCTCAAATGGTGATTCAGCCTCATAACAAACCTAATGGCGGTGTATGTTTGACTTGTGGATAAGTGAGCCAAAGAAAATGAAGTTTCACTtagtttcttttctcttttgcatcTTCTTCCTCAGGGACCATCCCAGAGGAGATCGTGGAGGACATCAAGGGTAGGTGGGAAGGAGTTGTTTTCCGATTTAATTTCCGTTCCTCTCATTTTGCTCCCATGAGGATAATGGATCACTCTTTTGCTTATTACTGCCAAAGGCAGCACTCCCAAAAgaaatcaacagtaaaaaaaaaagtttcccaaACTGTTCAGGCATATTAATTCAGTCATTGTGAATGTAGCCGTCATGTATATCGGTTCTGTTAATTGTTGTACTTCCTGCAGTCAGAACATGCTTTGTCAGTGACCTGCAGAGAGGCTTCAAGATCCAAGAAGCCAAATTTAACCTGGATGGTACAGCTGAAGTGAGTGAAATCTTGTCTTGTCAAATAAGGCCAAAGCATTTAGGGAAATGGCTGCTGTCTGGCACAGTTGGTTATTCTGGTCACCTCATTATCTTCAGTCTATTGACACAAGTATTTGTACATTCAATCAGTagactgttttgttttccatagTGTCAATTCGACTAGACTTTAGTAAGATTGTTGTATCTTTTTAATGTACTTCTAGCGCCCAGCTCCACCCCCCGATGTTGATTACCCATTGGATGGGGAGAAGATTTTGCATATCAAAGGACCAATCAGGTAGTTGATCAAACTATGCTCCTCATATCTGTTGTTGCATGTAAAGGATGCTCAAACCCAGAGACTTAGTTCTCCTTTCTATAGAGCTAGAAAGTTTCCAAGTTTATGATATTTGCATTTGtccttgtcttttatttttttacatcttgGCTGTGTATGCAAGTTGACTAACATCCAAGTTTATTAACATCTTTCCCTCTTTCATAGTGCAAGGTAATTAGAATGAGTCTGGTTATATAACCGTAGATAATCATATATCGCAATTTTATGTTTCCATGATTAATAATTGTATAATTCAGTGATATCAAAGTgtgttatattttcaattccccTGAAAGTCCCACTGTGGTATATCAAATGCTTCCGATAATGCGTGACCGATCACAACCCTTGAATGAGCAACGTGCGTCCATGTGACCAAAAATGGAGAAGCAGGCAGCTCCggtgggaaggaaagagagaagattTACATAGATCGTCTTTTAAACCAGATGACTTCAAACAAGTAAAGAATCTGTGCAAAGTTTGCCTTAGGGTTGTAGCTGCGCCCCAAAGGAATAAAAGAACCACAAAAAGAGTAAGACAGTAAGAGTGAAAATaagactttctagctgctgatactttgagaaatactgcGCTGAAAAGGTGAAAATATATGTGAAGgtgcaaaagtgcaataaaGTAATTGTTTCCTGAAACCAGGAAAAATAGTCGTAAgtaataatcgtgatcacaatatttagcaaaataataaagattagcatttttgccataattgtGTAGCCCCAAGTCTTCTCAGGAACTTAGTTTGTCTATCTGCTGTACTGTCCATCTCTGGTGCAGTGATAATGAGATGAGAGCTGCCATTTTTTCTCGCTGTTTCCCTGGTCAGTGT
This genomic stretch from Centroberyx gerrardi isolate f3 chromosome 18, fCenGer3.hap1.cur.20231027, whole genome shotgun sequence harbors:
- the actr10 gene encoding actin-related protein 10 gives rise to the protein MPLFDSLGSGGEKTAVVIDLGAAYTKCGFAGETGPRFIIPSEIRKPGQQQAIRVVQYNINTEELYVNLKEFIHTLYFRHLLVNPRDRRVVIIESILCPSHFRETLTRVFFKQFEVPSVLFAPSHLMSIMTLGINSALVMDCGYTETLVLPVYECTPILPAWEALPLAGKAIHKELDGLLVEQCTVDTDSTTGQSVPTAIGTIPEEIVEDIKVRTCFVSDLQRGFKIQEAKFNLDGTAERPAPPPDVDYPLDGEKILHIKGPIRDSVMEILFEQDNEEKSVASLILDALVKCPIDTRKVLSENLVVIGGTAMLPGFLHRLLAEIRLLVEKPKYCDVLATKTFRLHAPPAKPNCTAWLGGAIFGALQDILGSRSVSRDYYNQTGRIPDWCCLSSPPPESVYEAGKTPPPLMKRAFSTEK